The nucleotide sequence AAATTAATTAAGGCTTTTAATGGTCGATTAACCGGTCGAATAAATATAGTCGAAAAGGGATCTAATGGTTTTGGCTATGATCCGGTCTTATATCTTACCGGTCACAAAAAGACTGTAGCTCAATTATCGTCTTCAGTTAAAAACAGAATCAGCCATCGGGCTAAGGCCTTTAATAAATTGAAGAGATATTTAAAAAGCAAAAGTATTTGACATTTAGCCTGTTTTAGCTTATCTTAGATACATTATGCCAAAGAAAATAAAACGAAAATTACGCTGGAGAAGGCGGATTAAGAAGAATAAGGGCCGAAAGCCTAACCACGGACGATAAGAGGCAGTAGAACTTGGATATCCTTTGTTGGTGGGAGTTTTCTGTCTTTAAATCTACTTTTTTACTTTAAACAGAAAAATGAAGTTAAGTAAAAGAATAAGAGAAGACATCAAGACTGTTTTTCGTGAGGATCCGGCTGCCCGCAGCACCCTGGAGGTATTGTTGTGCTATCCGGGTTTGCATGCAATATGGGTGCATCGGATTTCCCACTGGCTATGGGTAAAGGAGCTCAATACCTTAGCTCGTTTATTATCTCATATGGCTCGGTTTTTAACTGGAATCGAAATCCATCCTGGTGCGAAGATTGGAAGACGTTTTTTTATCGATCATGGCATGGGGGTGGTAGTCGGTGAAACCTCAGAAATCGGCAATGATGTTTTACTTTATCAAGGAGTAGTTTTAGGCGGAGTATCTCATGAAAAAGCTAAGCGGCATCCAACCTTAAGTGATAAGGCAGTTATTGGCGCCGGAGCAATACTTTTAGGTCCGATCAATATTGGTAAAGGCGCTCGGGTTGGTGCTGGCTCAGTAGTTATCAGCGACGTTCCCGAAAATGCTACTGCAGTCGGGGTTCCGGGAAGAGTAGTTTTGCCTAAAGCTAGCAAGAAGGTTAGCGGTGTTGAACTTGATCATAATAAACTTCCTGATCCGGTAATTGAGGTTTTACACCGGCTTGAGAAGCGAATCGAAGAATTGGAAGATAAGTGTAGGGAAAAATGCGAGTAGTTGTTACCGGCGGAGCCGGATTTATTGGTTCAAACATTGTCAAGATATTGGAAGAGAATAATGCTAAGGTAATTGTTCTTGATAATTTTTCTCATGCAAACTACAAGAATCTTATCGATTTAAATGCTGAGATTATTTGTGGGGATATCAGCGATGAGTTAATTTATAAAAAGTTGCCAAAGGTAGATGCTGTTATCCATGAAGCAGCCATTACCGACACAACCCTAGCTGACGATACTAAGATGATGACGGTAAACTTTAATGGCTCGAAGAATGTTTTAAATTTCTGTCTGCAAAATAAGATACCTTTAGTTTATGCTTCAAGTGCTGGAGTTTATGGAGAGACTAAATCAATCGCCAGAGAAGATCAGAGGTTAACCCCACACAATATTTACGGATATTCTAAATATATTTTTGATTGTCATGTTTTAAAATTATTAAAAGAAGGTAAGACTTCATCGATCGTAGGCTTGCGTTATTTTAATGTCTATGGACCCGGGGAGTACCATAAAGGTTCGGCGGCAAGTATGACCTATCAGCTTTATCTGCAAATGAAACAAGGTAAGCGTCCGCGAGTTTTTAAGCATGGCGAACAACAGAGAGATTTTATATATGTAAAGGATGTTGCCCAGATAACAGTAAAAGCCTTAGAGTCGAAAATCAGTGCAATTTTAAATGTAGGTACAGGTATTCCGCGCAGCTTTAATGATATCATTAAAAGTTTGAATACAACCCTTAAAACAGATCTAAAACCAGACTATTTTGACAATCCTTATGGGGATAAATATCAAAACTTTACTCAAGCTGAAACGAGTCTTTTAAAAAAGACCCTAAATATTGAAACTCAGTTTTCCTTGGAAGAGGGAATTGACGATTATATAAAAAATTATCTAAATAATACTTGACAAAAATTCTGCTTGGTGTATAAATAATAAGCCTTATCGGAATGGGCCAAGATCAATCTTTTTGAAAAAACTAAAGCAAATATGAGGCAAGGGAGAAGTGTCCTTTGGATACTTTTTTTCTGTCTTATTGTTCTCTGAAAAACCCGCAATTTTAAAAAGCCTTTGGAGGGTTTGATCCTGGCTCAGAGTGAACGCTGGCGGCGTGGATTAGGCATGCAAGTCGAGCGATCCTTGCTATTGATGTGGATGAAGGTTTCGGCCGGATTTCGCTGATATAGCGCTGGATAGCGGCAAACGGGTGAGTAACGCGTGGGTAACCTACCTTGAGGAAGAGCATAGCTCCGTGAAAACGGAGGTAATACTCTATGATCTCATGGATCGTAAGTTCTATGAGCAAAGATGGCCTCTATTTATAAGCTGTCACCTTAAGAGGGGCCCGCGTCCTATCAGGTAGTTGGTGGGGTAATAGCCTACCAAGCCAAAGACGGGTAGCTGGCGTAAGAGCGTGACCAGCCACATCGGGACTGAGACACTGCCCGGACTCCTACGGGAGGCTGCAGTCGAGAATCTTTCACAATGGACGAAAGTCTGATGATGCGACGCCGCGTGGGGGATGACGGTTTTCGGATTGTAAACCCATTTTATTGAGGAGGAATGTTATGAGGTTAATAACTTCATAGCTTGACTTTACTCGATGAATAAGCCACGGCTAACTCCGTGCCAGCAGCCGCGGTAATACGGAGGTGGCGAGCGTTACTCGGTTTGACTGGGTGTAAAGGGTCTGTAGGCGGCCTTACAAGTGAAAGGTGAAATCTTTCGGCTCAACCGGAAAACTGCCTTTTAAACTGTTTGGCTTGAGGATGGAAGAGGAGAGCGGAACTGTCGGTGTAAAGGTGAAATTTGTGGATATTGACAGGAACGCCCGTGGAGAAGTCGGCTCTCTGGTCCATACCTGACGCTGAGGGACGAAAGCTAGGGGAGTGAACAGGATTAGATACCCTGGTAATCCTAGCCGTAAACGATGAGCACTAGGTGTTCGTCCGTAAGGATGGGTGCCGCAGTTAA is from Candidatus Omnitrophota bacterium and encodes:
- the rfaD gene encoding ADP-glyceromanno-heptose 6-epimerase — its product is MRVVVTGGAGFIGSNIVKILEENNAKVIVLDNFSHANYKNLIDLNAEIICGDISDELIYKKLPKVDAVIHEAAITDTTLADDTKMMTVNFNGSKNVLNFCLQNKIPLVYASSAGVYGETKSIAREDQRLTPHNIYGYSKYIFDCHVLKLLKEGKTSSIVGLRYFNVYGPGEYHKGSAASMTYQLYLQMKQGKRPRVFKHGEQQRDFIYVKDVAQITVKALESKISAILNVGTGIPRSFNDIIKSLNTTLKTDLKPDYFDNPYGDKYQNFTQAETSLLKKTLNIETQFSLEEGIDDYIKNYLNNT
- the cysE gene encoding serine O-acetyltransferase, with product MKLSKRIREDIKTVFREDPAARSTLEVLLCYPGLHAIWVHRISHWLWVKELNTLARLLSHMARFLTGIEIHPGAKIGRRFFIDHGMGVVVGETSEIGNDVLLYQGVVLGGVSHEKAKRHPTLSDKAVIGAGAILLGPINIGKGARVGAGSVVISDVPENATAVGVPGRVVLPKASKKVSGVELDHNKLPDPVIEVLHRLEKRIEELEDKCREKCE